A single genomic interval of Sander lucioperca isolate FBNREF2018 chromosome 9, SLUC_FBN_1.2, whole genome shotgun sequence harbors:
- the LOC118495772 gene encoding trace amine-associated receptor 1-like: MEPEVTFNRTSIVTAIHPCYEIDNFNFILTKTPSICGNFLVIISVFYFQQLHTPTNYLILSLAVADLLVGIIVFPFSMAFSLSSCLYDEGLFCKIRGSFDITLSTTSILHLCCISIDRYYAVCQPLTYRTKINHCVVVIMIVGCWGVSLLIGISVIIAGLNNEKCEERCLIDVLIANTIGPILSFYLPVIIMLCIYLKIFLAAQKQARSIQNTTCQSKKSGATVSKNERKASKTLAIVLGVFLLCWTPFFLCITVLPFSNDSVPVPVIETLNWLALSNSMLNPFIYAFFYSWFRSAFRMIISGKIFNGDYTNSKLS; the protein is encoded by the coding sequence ATGGAACCAGAAGTCACTTTCAACAGGACTAGCATTGTGACTGCCATACATCCCTGCTATGAAATAGATAACTTTAATTTCATACTGACAAAGACCCCTTCCATATGTGGAAACTTTCTTGTTATAATCTCCGTATTTTATTTCCAACAGCTCCACACTCCTACTAACTACCTTATTCTCTCTCTGGCTGTGGCTGACCTGCTTGTTGGGATCATAGTCTTTCCTTTCAGCATGGCATTCTCACTTAGCTCATGTCTGTATGATGAAGGTTTATTTTGCAAAATACGAGGCAGTTTTGATATAACACTGAGCACAACTTCTATTCTGCACCTGTGTTGTATTTCTATTGACAGATATTATGCAGTGTGTCAGCCTCTGACGTATAGAACTAAAATCAATCATTGTGTTGTTGTGATCATGATTGTGGGTTGCTGGGGGGTCTCTCTTCTAATTGGAATAAGCGTCATAATTGCTGGattaaacaatgaaaaatgtgaGGAAAGGTGTTTGATTGATGTTCTCATTGCAAACACTATTGGACCTATTTTATCATTTTACCTCCCAGTGATCATAATGCTCTGTATCTACCTAAAGATTTTCCTTGCTGCACAGAAACAGGCACGCAGCATCCAGAACACAACCTGTCAGAGCAAAAAGTCTGGAGCAACTGTCAGTAAGAATGAGAGAAAGGCCTCCAAAACTCTGGCTATCGTTTTAGGAGTCTTTCTTTTATGTTGGactcctttctttctttgtatcACTGTTTTGCCTTTCAGTAATGACTCAGTGCCAGTTCCTGTGATTGAAACACTTAACTGGCTTGCATTGTCAAACTCCATGCTCAATCCCTTTATTTATGCTTTCTTTTACAGCTGGTTCAGATCAGCTTTTAGAATGATCATTTCTGGGAAAATATTTAATGGTGATTATACTAATTCTAAACTGTcttga